One Physeter macrocephalus isolate SW-GA chromosome 7, ASM283717v5, whole genome shotgun sequence genomic window, attttgccatttgcaacaacatggagggaCTTGGAGTatattattatgctaagtgaaataagtcagacagagaaagacaaatactgcattatcacttatatgtggactaagatatcacttatatctaaaaaatacaacaaactagtgaatatagcaaaacagaaacagactcacagctacagaaaacaaactagtggttaccagtggggtgagggaagggggaggggcaaggtaggggtggggattaaaaggtacaagctattaggtataaaataagctacaaggatatattgtacaacatggggaatatagccaatattttataatcactataactattttataataactattttttagaCTAAATACTTATAATAAATTCAGTTAGTCTGttctacttcttttctaatttgaagTCCAACTTATTCTTAACAGACTTGTTCAACATCTAATAGACTGACGAACTAAGCTATAATCTCATCTAAACCAATATTAGACATTTTCACTCAAATTGTTAAGTTTCACTACTCTTGGTTCTTGAGGTTATAATTGTTAAAATGATATCGTTATTGAttttgggagaagaaaagaaaagaaaaataaaggacaggAATGTGATAATAAGGTATATTTAtaccctaatttattttttagagtttaTTTCATTACATAATTGCTTATAGACAGCCACATaatctaagaagaaaattttaaaatgctttctacAGATAATCTTTCACAAtctgttctatttattttcttgcctcaAAACAATATTTACTGCTAGcagagattgatttttttttttttttttttttttttgtggtatgcgggcctccctctgccgtggcctctcccgtcgcggagcacaggctccggacgcgcaggcccagcggccacggcccacgggcccagccgctccgcggcacgtgggatccccccagaccggggcgcgaacccggttcccctgcatcggcaggcggacgcgcaaccactgcgccaccagggaagccctagcagagATTTTTAAACCACCATTTTTGCTAGAGTGGCTAAAGGTTTAAGCATCGAAGCAGTTGCCACCTGACACTGGGTACGCCGAAAAGAATTGGGCAGCCTGGTCTGCGCTCCCCACCTTCGCTCTTTATCTCCACCTTCTCCTCTCATCCGGGTTTCCCGAAGGAACCTCCAACTCCCTGAGAAAAAGCAGCCAGCTCTGCGAACATCGGCCTAATCCTTCTAGGGCAAATGTGCTTATGTTccaaatttcaaacttttaaggAAAGATACTTCTACTTTTAAATACTAACAAGTATTAGCAAGTAATTTTACTCTCGTAGTATGTCAGCCTCACTTCAAAGGactgtttagggacttccctggtagcgcagtggttgagaatctgcccgccaatgcaggggacacgggttcgagccctggtccgggaagatcccacatgccgcggagcagctaagccagtgcaccacagctactgagcctgcgctctggagcccgcgagccacaactactgagcccacgtgccataactaccgaagcccacgtgcctagagcccgtgctctgcaacaagagaagccaccacagtgagaagcccacacaccacaacgaagagtagcccccgctcgccgcaactagagaaagcccgcgcacagcaagcaactaagacccaacgcggccaagaataaattaattaattttaaaaaaagaatataatctcaaaaataaaatcaaataaaagactGTTTAAATTCATCTCGTATTCCCAGCATTCAAAGATAGACTGCCTCATGTAACCATAGAAATATGTTGATTCTGGGGCTTTTCCTCAGACCTATAGTCTGTGAAGGGAGGGCAAGTCCTCTGCATGTTTAAGGTGCCCCATGGGTGCTGATCCAGCCATCTATggagaatccttttttttttttttttaaactttttggtcACGccatgctgcatgtgggatcttagttccccaaccagggatcaaacccacgccccctgcattggaggtgcggagtcttaaccactggaccgccagggaagtcctggagattctttttttaatgctgatgATGGATCCACTCAAGGAGTTGCTGATCAAGGTGCTGCAGGACATGTGTTTCTATAAAGAATCCCACAGGTTACGTGAATGAACACAGAGGGTTGAGAACTTCtgcccaacattgtaaagcaactatactccaataaaaattaattaaaagaaaaaagaattgatcACAGAAAGGACAAAAATAGAAAGATCTGTTTCGATTTGCCAATGAATAACAATTGTGTGGAGAAGGAGAGGCAAGCGTATTAACCAGGTTTAGAGTAATTATTAGTGAAGGATAGAGGAAATCAGGTGAACAGAAGATTCTAAAAAAGGTTCACGGTGGTGTTTCAGTGACCTTAATTCTTAACCCTGGCTGCTCTTTAGAACCTTCCAGAAATAAGCTTTTGAAAATTACCAAAGCCTGGGCCCTACTCCAGACCAAGTAAATCAGAATCTATGGGCTGGGGTGCTGATTTTCCCAGCTCCTGGGGCAACTTCAGCATGCTGCCAGCTTCAGCATCATTGCTGTATGACACGCAAGAAGCCGTTTGAGTCACCTGCTATCGTTGACATCACTAGAGGGACACGTTTGCCTCCAGACCCTTGGAGGCCAGTCTTTAGAGGAAATGAATGCTTGGCACCGTCCTCTTGTTCCACGTCTTAAACCACCGTGATTAGGACtcactcttttatttataaaagcagtgGCCACCTGCTTTCTTGCCATAATTTGTAGCAGTATATCGCTTACAGCGAAAGCCAGAAAGTTATATAACTTCTAAATTTGCTAGTTGAAATTTGGGGGGATGGTAGGTGGTATTTGTGGAATTGTGTGACCTGTTGCTTGGCAACTTTAAGAGAGTTCAGCTTCTGCATTCTGTGAGCTGTCTGAGTCACAGAGTTTGGTGAGGCGGGTCAATTAGTTCTTGCTACAAACAGGAAATTAATTCTTCCTTATGCAGAGGGCTTGAAAAGTCGTCCTTCCGGAACAGGCCATGTCACACTTCTTGTGCTTGACTCCACAGATTCTTCTGCCCTTTAGCCCTCTTACTTCTCAAGAGTTTGATCTGATCCGACTGAAGGCTGGAGCATCTTGGCAGAATGCAACAAGGTGGTCAGATTAGTCTGTAACAACGTACGCGGGCAGTTACCGGAAAAAGCAGCTGGATGATTCCACGTGCGGCGGACTTCAAGCAGACCAGCCCTGGCCTGCGTGTAACCAGTAAGATTCCTTTGTGATTCACCCCTGGCGATGTCACTGCTAAATGTCAGTTACCAGCTGAAATTATGTTTGTATTCTCTATTTAGTACTCCTAAAATTATGCGCAACTACCTTTACTCTTGAAAAGTTAAAATATGAGTATTCGGTTAAGATGTAGGTATTTTGTCTTCTCTGCTCAGCAGAGGTGCTCCCGAGAATCTCACTTTGTTTCTTGTCTAGTTTTTCCACTTTGGGGAATTGAAAAATTCCCTCGGAGCAGGAGGAACGTCGACTAAAtcctcctctgccctccaccATGAATTGTCTCTGGATGAATTCAAGTGTTGGGGGCCCGAAAGACATATTCTGAGTGTTTACTATAAACCAAGCCCTATGACAGGCCCACAGAAAACATTAAGTTCAGTTTCATatggtaactgaaaccacagaaataagTAACCAGCACAGGGGAAGGAGATTTTATCAGTGTctgtggcggggggaggggtacTGTGTTTCTGCAAAGAGCTCTGTAAAGCAGCTTTCCTCTGAGCTGGTTTagcaggtggggagagaagggagggctgcctggaggagagaGTGCACAAAGGCAGAGAGCACTTAATCCCAGGTGTTATCTGAGAGCTGCGAGCAGCTCAGTGAGTTTGAGACAGAAAGCATtaagtgaggatgtggaaaagaTGAGGATCCGTAATGCAATATTTCCCTCTGTAGGTTGTCAAATATCTTGTCCAAATTCTGGAAATCTATTTGAAGATCAGTTGGATTATTGGCTCCAACTTGAGACGTGAGGAATAATTCAAATAATACCCTAACAAATACTAGTTATTTTGCCTTCCAGCGCTTTCCAAATTATCAAAACAATGCTTAAAGCCAAAATGTCTCAGAAGTACTTTGCAGTTGGATGCCTCGTCTGGTGTATTCCAGTGAACTACACAGTCACTGCATTTTTAATAGCTCTTGAGTATGTTGACACCTCAATTAACTTTGGAAGTCCCTTTGCTAATTCTGTGAATTTTGAGGCACCTCTAGGCCAGCAGGGGAATCTTCAAGGCAATGCTTGCTTCCCTATCTCAACCTTGGACTCTCTGAGGTATACAAAcccagaaaatatgaaaactgtGACTGGGCCTTTCAGAAGAGTCCCAAACTCTTTGAAAAGCAATGATTTTCCCTTCTGCATTGGTACTTATAGAGACAAATCCCGGAATGAAAAAGCAGCAGCATGTTGGATCATGCTTCTGATATGAAGAGGCGCTGTGCCAGGGCTTACTAAAAGGCCACGGGACAAATAGGGAGCattagtttgttacagcagcaatagaaaagtaCAGGcggacctcagagatattgcaatTTGGTCTAATAAAGTGAGTAAcccaataaagcaagtcacacaaatttttcggtttcccagtacatataaaagttatgtataCACTATACTGTTAAGTgggcaatagcattatgtctaaaaaacaatgttcatgccttaatttaaaaatacttggttgctaaaaaaaatgctaaccattatctgagaacacagggttgccacaaaccttcaatttgtaaaacacacagtatctgcaaagcacaataaagccaagtccaataaaacaaggtatgcctataACACAGGTAGATGGAGAgcagaaacatttttataataaaggaaagtaaacatttttataataaaggaaGGCGCACAATACAAAATTTTCATGAATCTTTAAAAgcaggaaatataaaagaaaattagtacATACCAGACCAGATTTTCACTTACCAGTGAAAACACTCAGAACAGTGGAGAAAGGTCATGTTTGCAATCCCAGGTAGATTAATTAATTTGAGCcagatgcaatttttaaaatgaaattttaaaaaaatgccactttGCTAAAATATGTCAAGTTTTTAAGAATAAAGATAATCAAAGATGTGTAAGATCTccacacagaaaactataagacattagtgagagaaaataaagatctAAGTCAATGGCGAGGTaaaccatgttcatggattagaagattaaatattataaaaatattatttctccccaaattgatttatGCAATTCCAATAGGTGTTTTTGTGGAACTTGACAAGATGATTCAAGGCCAGGGAATAGCCAGGACACTCTCAAAAAAGAACAGAGTAAGAGGGTTTGTTCTACAGATAACAAAATTTACTATAAAGCCTCAGTAATTAAGTCAGGATGGCATTGTGGCACAAAGATAacaaacagaccaatggaacggaataaagagcccagaaacagaacCATGAATATATGGGCACTTACTTATGAGAAAGATAGCAGAACAGTGGAGAAAGGTCGTGTTTGCAATCCCAGGTAGATTAATTCCAGATGAATTAGAGGCCTAAGTGTGAAAGGCAAAACAGCGAATCCATTAGATGACGACATAGAGAATATCTTGTTGATCTTGAggttggcaaagatttcttaaacagacacaaaaagcactaaccacaaagaaaaagtGAAGTAAATGGGACTATCTTAAAATTAAGTAGTTCTCTTTAACAAAACACACCCTTACAAGTATGAAAAGGCGAGCTACGGAGAGGAAGTCAAGATTTTCAATTCAGTGACTGACCAAGGGCTCATAACTATGATACATATAAAAAATTCCTACACATTAGTaggaaaaagacaacccactagaaaaatggaacagagacTTTGAAATGAAGTTCATAAACCAAGATATCCAAGTGACCAATAAACTTATCAAAAGGTCCTTAACCACATTAGTaatcaggaaatgtaaattaaaaccacaatgagcttaCTCATGTCATCTTCCagaaaggttaaaattaaaaacaccattagggcttccctggtggcgcagtggttgagaatccacctgccgatgcagtggacacgggttcgtgccccggtccggaaggatcccgcatgccgtggagcggctgggcctgtgaggcatggccgctgggcctgcgcgtccggagcctgcgccccgcaacgggagaggccacagcagtgagaggcccgcataccgaaaaaaataaataaaaaaataaaataaaaacaccattAACACTAAGTGCTGGTGAGAGTGTAGAACAATGAGGTCTCTCATGTACATCTGGTGGGAATGTgcattgaattgttttctttagaaaaacagtTTGGTCTTGTTTTCTAAAGTTGATGCTATAAATTTCCTAGGACTTAGCAGTTCTAAGTATATACCCAGCTGAAAGGCATTGTCACACATGCACCAAGAGACATGTACaagtatgttcatagcagcatttttcataatagccaaaaaactgaaaacaagccAAATGTACAATATGTACTATTCATCTAGAGCAGAATGCATAGACAGTGCTGTGATCATACAATGCCAGTGTAAATGAACAAACTATGGTTACACCTTGTAATGACACAAACATTCTATTGAGCATTTTGTGCCAGATGCAATACgtattgtattattccatttacgtaaaattaaaaaaaaacagtctaaGCCAAATATAGTGTTGGGTATATCTGCCTgggtaataaaaaatataaggagAAGCAAAGAAATGATTCCCATAGAAGTCAGGAAACTGGCCCACTGATTACCTGCCTCAGACCTTCTGCCCCAAACCTATTGGAAAAATAATTACTGGGGTTGGGCttagaaatgtacatttaaaaattaatacccTCTAGTGATTCAATTGCTGCTGTAGGTTAGAAGAAGAAAGATACAGGGTGGGCCACCAGCTGTCATCTCAGGAGTTATCAGGGCTAATCTGTGGGCTGAATACATGTCCAGGAGCATTTCAGGACGCTTTAGGCTGAGATAATTCCCCTCTATCCTTACCTCACACACACATTCCAGGTCCCCGGAGCTCGGAGACCATCCTCCCCCCAATCAGAGGCCCTAAAACAATGGCCCCCATGTGTTGCCCTCTAGAAATTGATGACCGTGCTTCCTGCCAAGCCAACTGCTTGCCTAAAACAGGTGTCATATCTGGATTCAGGGAAACTGAACTACAGATATGTTTTGAAAGACAGACACAGCATCTGTGAATCCCCAAGTTACCCCATTGCTACTAAGTTTTCCTGGGAAACCAACATAATTACTGTAATACTTCCTATTCCATTCATAgcactgattttattttgaaaacaactcTCTAGCAAAGGTCTCAGAAATCCTGTGAAAACAATTTTGAACTTAATGTTTGAGATTTTCACGTACAAAAGTTGAACACTTTACCCTTTTATGACAAATCAGGGACCAAACAAATCACTAAACACAATGAGAAAGTCCAACTTGTGTTGATTTAATGAGATTTTACGGTTGGGAGtatggaaagagaggaagagaagaagcgTCGAAGTTTAAGAAATCAAATGAAAGGGTGAGTGAAAAGCCCTGTTAAGTCCATAGTCTGTGACTTATATAAACCCATAAGCTTATAACTTGTACTTGCTCTCTTTAAGATGTCATTGCCAAACTGCTTTGCCCGCAGGGCTGGTCTCCAAGAGACCACAGATGTTAAAGGTAAGTGCAACATGATCAGTTCTGAGCACAGCCCTTTGGCCAAGTTTGCTGTCTTGATAACTTTTATGTTCTTGATTGTCATCCAGATGGTTTCCACTTGCCTACTAAAGGCAAGGCATCTCTAGCAAGAAAACGAGCATGTTCCACTCTGGATCTGTCGCTCTTAAAAATAACAGTTATTCCAGGGCAAAAAAACTTCCTCCTCCATGTTAGTCCCAGAATGTACCTTCTGCCAGAGCTTGGAGCTCTAGGTAATGGAATCTGAGCTTTACTGGGTACATCAAAGAACTGGGAAGAAAAACCAAACTATTATAAACCACCAACTAGGAAACTCCATTTACTAATCTATACCCACCTCCACCCAGTTTTAGTTAAATCAGGATAACGCTAGCTGCTATAATAGATAAACCTCCACATTCCAGTTGCTCAACACGTTAAAACacagtttttttcttcatctaaagGCCCAGGAGGGTGTTTTGAAGACAGACCTTCCACAGGGTGATCTAAGGACACAGACTTCCTTCATCTTGGGGTTCCACATCCCCTGGGGCCCCAGAGTCCTTTCTCTCCATCTGGCGGGAGGGGATAAAGGGTAGGGAAGGCGCCCCTGCTTTTTCACCGTTTCAGCCTGGACATGACTCGCATCTCATATGCTCACATTCCAGTGGGAGAAGTGGTCACAAGACCCCACCTACATGCCAGAGAGTTTAGATTCCTGGGCTGGGTAGACTCTTCCCAGTAACAACTGCACACTGTGGAAGGGGACAGCTGGCCCTCCTGCCACACACTCTGATTTTGGGGGAAGAAACACAACAGGTTTTTCTCATATAATTTCCACCTCTCAGGGTTCAATCTTTGAAGGTTTAATAAGACTAAAGATTATCTCAAATTAGGATTTTTAAAGCACCttataaaatattctgttaatactttttgttgtatttgttgttCAATATGTACCCATGTGTTGTGGGAGGAGGGTGGATGGTGTCAGGAACCATCCTGCAGCCTCATGGGGTTCTCCTAAATAATGGACCATCACTATTCTGCTGGCTTTCTTAATAAAATTGAACTTTATGGGAATAGTGCATTTGAAATGGGTTTTATGTGTCCCTGTATGGTTTGTTGAGGCAAGAGACAGGACAGCTAACCAACTGTGCTATTGTTAAAGTCAGGAAAGACTTTCTTTCCCCGTTTGCAGTAATAAACGTAAAACTGAAACACACTACATAGCTCAGAGACAAGTCTGAGCTAGGGTAGGGGAAATTAAATTACTTACCACTGTACTATAGGTATTGCTTTGTTTGCCTATATCTCCTCTCCTGTCTTTATGGTAAAGTATTGGTAGAGGAAAGGTAGAAAGGacataaatgttttattcataaTGATGACTTACTAATGGAGCTCACCATGTTGCCTTTTTCACTTTCCTCAAACGgtcatttaaatttaactgaTGACTACACTTTTCATTAAGAGGTGACAATACATCAGAGTAGAATTATTTAATTTGGCCAGAGGATAACTCCCCTTTGTGCTTCTTTTCAATGTCCATGTCTAATTTTTGGATGATCAACTTTGTGCTAGAAGCTTCTAATGAAGGGAATTGAAACGCGAAGCCAAGGCTCAGATTGTCAGCACAAGCCCACTGGATAAATTTGCTCACCACTAGTGGACATTGGTCTGTTGACTGTCTCTTTGTAGAAATGTGTCCattgggacttacctggtggtggctcagtggttaagaatccacctgccaatgcaggggacccgggttcgagccctggtccgggaagatcccacatgccgcggagcaactaagcctgtgcgccacaactactgagcctgcgctctagagcccgcaagccacgactactgaagcctgcgagcccgtgctccgcaacaagagaagccaccgcaatgagaagcccacgcactgcaaccaagagtagcccccgctcaccgcaactggagaaagcccccgcgcagcaatgaagacccaacacagccaaaaataaataaattttttaaaaaaagaacgaagAAGAATTGATAGCAGATGAGAgatgtcatttaaatttttttttaaaagtgtccaTTCGTAGATATGCAAATCAGACAGGCTGTTCTTAAGTGTGATTCACATCATCAGAGGAAAAACgttctcaaattctttttcacGACTACCTTTCAAAGAGTTCCATCTTATTTGTTCTGCCTACGCTAAGGCAGGTTTTCCTTTTGCATCactattaattttctttccaagTGATGTGGTTGTGGCTTTTCCCTTCTTTGGCCCCTCATATGCTCATCTCTCATGTTCAAAGAACAAAGCAATAGCTAATAAGAACTAAAATCAAGGATCCTCAAACTGCAATACCACAGACAGAAACTGTTCAACAATTCAGCTTTCTCGAAGACAGATTCTAGCcagttttgtttaattaaaaagctTCTCTCCAGCAGAAGCAATTTATGAAGAGAGAGGCAGGATGCGGGGCAGCTGGGGTGGCTCTCACGGGCcgttcctttccctcttctcgTTCTTAAGGCCATGCCTTTGTCCCTCCAGGATGAGCCCAACTTACCCTTGCAAGTGGGTACACTGGGCTCTTTGATTCTTGTTCTTCCAGGAGACGCAGTATGTACTAGGGAAGAGGTTATCTGTAGCATGACCACATCAAAGCCCAGATGTGACAGCATGTGTAAGATCTTCTTGGGGTCATAACAAATTCCAAATCCCTAAAGCAGCTACCTGGAACTCTCTTTATGGTATATGGCCTTTTACAAGGATGACAGAAtccaggaaaatatttacaaggaCCAAATAATATTCTAAGAGGGCAACATGAATATGGTTCGTCATGTTACCTCAAGGGTGTGTGTGTCCATTTTTaacatcttctttttctcctattcttttttttttttttttttttttttgtggtatgcgggcctccctctgttgtggcctctcccgttgcggagcacaggctccggacgcgcaggctcagcggccatggcttcacgggcccagccgctccgcggcacgtgggatcctcccagaccgggtcgcgaacccggttcccctgcatcggcaggcggacgcgcaaccactgcgccaccagggaagccctctcctattCTTTCACTCTCACTTTTATTCTCCTGCAAAGCCTTCTCCAAACCTCAAGAGACTTAACAAAAGTAAAGAGAACTCACCAGACCACCCGTAAGTCATGTCTTTACACGGGGAGGTCTTAAAGCATAAAGATGATGTCACTTCTCTGTTTCCTGTCACACTTGCAATGAAATCTTAATTCCTTCCCGAGGCTGTAAAGTCTTGCACAAACGGGACCCTGCCTATGTGTCCAGGCTCATTTCATGCCTTTCTGCTTTTGGTCACTCTGTTCCAGtcacattggcttctttcagAAACTTGAAACTGCTAAGCCATTTCCCACTTCAGGACATTTGCACATACATTCTCTTTGCTGGAATGCAATTATCTCAGCTCTGCTGAGCTGTATCCTTCAAGTTTGaatttaaatgtcacctcttcagagaggttTTCCCCGGCCACTGCATTTAAAGTCAGTTCTTCACactctttgcatttttaatttccatcttAGTTCCTAATTTGCCATGTATCATTGTATCCGTTTACTTgttatctctttcctcttctagaaCATAGGCTTCATGAGAGAAGGAACTTGTCTGTCTTCTTCGtctctgtatctccagcacccagGACAGGGCTCAGTACAAACCAGATGTCCTTTAACTGTATGTTGAACAGTGGTTTTTATGGACCTTCCATGGTTGACTTTTTCTTTCCCATAATATATTTCCTTCTAGAGGCAGTTTGTTACATAGAATTTGTCTTCCCAAAGGGAATTCATAAAGTACCTTCAAAAATTAGAATGTAGTTTTTACTGGAGCAACCTTTCAAAAACTTGTGTTtccacgacccagcaatcccactactgggcatataccgtgagaaaaccgtaattcaaaaagagtcatgtgggcttccctggtggtgcagtggttgagaatctgcctgctaatgcaggggacacgggttcgagccccggtctgggaagatcccacatgccgtggagcaactaggcccgtgaaccacaactactgagcccgcgcgtctggagcctgtgctccgcaacaagagaggccgctatagtgagaggcccgtgcaccgcgatgaagagtggcccccgctcgccacaactagagaaagccctcgcacagaaacgaagacccaacacggccaaaaataaataaataaatNNNNNNNNNNNNNNNNNNNNNNNNNNNNNNNNNNNNNNNNNNNNNNNNNNNNNNNNNNNNNNNNNNNNNNNNNNNNNNNNNNNNNNNNNNNNNNNNNNNNNNNNNNNNNNNNNNNNNNNNNNNNNNNNNNNNNNNNNNNNNNNNNNNNNNNNNNNNNNNNNNNNNNNNNNNNNNNNNNNNNNNNNNNNNNNNNNNNNNNNNNNNNNNNNNNNNNNNNNNNNNNNNNNNNNNNNNNNNNNNNNNNNNNNNNNNNNNNNNNNNNNNNNNNNNNNNNNNNNNNNNNNNNNNNNNNNNNNNNNNNNNNNNNNNNNNNNNNNNNNNNNNNNNNNNNNNNNNNNNNNNNNNNNNNNNNNNNNN contains:
- the C7H4orf51 gene encoding LOW QUALITY PROTEIN: uncharacterized protein C4orf51 homolog (The sequence of the model RefSeq protein was modified relative to this genomic sequence to represent the inferred CDS: substituted 1 base at 1 genomic stop codon), which codes for MSHFLCLTPQILLPFSPLTSQEFDLIRLKAGASWQNATRWSDXSVTTYAGSYRKKQLDDSTCGGLQADQPWPACNQCHCQTALPAGLVSKRPQMLKNIGFMREGTCLSSSSLYLQHPGQGSVQTRCPLTVC